TGCAGTGACGGCTGTATGCTTTAGTCCCGGGCATGACTCTAAACTGTCTTTATAACATAGTTGTTGGGTAAAGAGGAACTGTCGTTGATGTTTTGACAGTTCCTCTTTTTACATGTCAGAATAAAAGTGTTCCATACTTGCTTGACATTTAAATTTATTCATACCATATTATCCATCGAATAATCCGGGAATTGTTAAATGATTTTATGGAGACAGAGAAACAGTGAATCATCAGAAACATTTAAAATATTTTTTTCTTTTTGACATTGACGGTACACTTGTTCGGACAGGCGGAGCAGGAAAAACTTCAATGGAAAAAACATTGTATGAGCTTTTCGGCCTGAAAAATGCTCTTGATTCGATACCGATGATGGGGAGGACAGACCCTTTAATTTTTAAAGATGCTATTGAAAATAATGGTATGGAATGGACCTCCGAAATTGAAAACAATTTAAAGGATAAGTATTTTAATATTTTAAGAAAAGAGATGGAAAAGCCAAGAGAGGGAGAAATGGTATGCCCCGGTATAGATGGCTTGCTTAAAAATTTATCAGAAAGGCCCGATGTATTTCTCGGGCTTCTGACAGGGAACTATAAAGAGAGCGCATACATAAAACTGAATTATTTTGAACTTGGGCATTATTTTACACTTGGGGCATTTTCCGATGATTCCAGTAATAGAAATTTTCTCGGTGCTGTTGCTATTAAGCGGTTTAAGAAAAGATTCGGGTTCATAGTTCCCAGCCATCATGTCTATGTTATAGGAGATACGCCATTTGATATTGAGTGTGCACGTCCCCATGATTTTAAAAGCGTTGCAGTTGCAACAGGAATACACTCATATAAAGAACTTACAAAGCATAATCCGGACTATGCCTTTATGGATTTGAGCAATTTTAATACTTTTCTTAAAATTTTAGCATAGTTATATTTAAAACGGAT
This sequence is a window from bacterium. Protein-coding genes within it:
- a CDS encoding HAD hydrolase-like protein — protein: MNHQKHLKYFFLFDIDGTLVRTGGAGKTSMEKTLYELFGLKNALDSIPMMGRTDPLIFKDAIENNGMEWTSEIENNLKDKYFNILRKEMEKPREGEMVCPGIDGLLKNLSERPDVFLGLLTGNYKESAYIKLNYFELGHYFTLGAFSDDSSNRNFLGAVAIKRFKKRFGFIVPSHHVYVIGDTPFDIECARPHDFKSVAVATGIHSYKELTKHNPDYAFMDLSNFNTFLKILA